From Lucilia cuprina isolate Lc7/37 chromosome 4, ASM2204524v1, whole genome shotgun sequence:
taatatgggcgtggctcctcgcccacttgaaatttcaaattaaattaagaagtagtttattacctattccagacatacaggaatacgctgtgagaATTTGAAGAAGATCGGTACAGCCGTTTaatagtctataacgttcaaacaaaccaacattcatttttatatatatagaatagatagatagataatagataatactaaaatatttcatacaatttcgtatatatacgGAGCAATTTCGTGGTGCGAGACAACGAAAGATTCGtgcaatgtacgacatttttcgtatatattaggcatggattatttttagtttacgAATATGTTATGTTCCAAAAGTAATATGtattgtttttgtgtaaaatagtgtaaaatatttttcaatgaaaaggTTATAATTTGGTGTTCGAATGCTTGAATTGgggtttgttaaatttattagtccacgtGGGACAAAGCTGGATGCAAAACTGGCATGCCAGTCGGAATGGGTTCTACTCACTGTACCACAATGAGTGATAATCCCTATctctttgttaaattttgtatttctatgtttaatattgtGCCATATGAAGaacaaataaattctaaaaatattttagaatttttttataaattttcatttaataagaaCAGTGATTTATGTGTTTCTGTTTTAAACTTTCAAATTCACAGAGTAACATTGAAGAATGTAAAAGTACTACATTCTTTCATTTTTAATCAGTAAggaattgtgtttttttctttatatttaagtaaagtACAAtctgaagaacgaaaaggtagcAAAAAATCACCTCTTATGGGTTTTTATTAGTCATGTTATAAATATAAGTTTAACCTATGTGGAAAGTTCCAATGAAAAGAGTACCATTTGTCAAAGATATAACGCAAACGATCCAATTCTGCATTAATTTGTTCcggaaaaattgtgctttcaaaAAACACCAATCAGTTTACGCGAATTTGATCCTATAGTAACCTTAGTATCCGtagtatttatattatttcaaaaaatataaatactacaGAGTCCATATAATAGGTATATCTAATGAGAATATGTCAATAAATCgagaaagttttctaaaaaagtaccacaaatacagttttcttacttttacacacaaaaaaaaggACTAAAAGTCCTGTTTCGAACTCAAAATTATGAAGGATGTGTCcaaaattttattgtgttttttagttaaaaagttagGAAAGACTCAAAAAGGTACCAGAAGTTGATGCAAATGTCcaaatttccaaatttaatttcttagtggatctaaaaacaataatttttctacTGTCAAATTTCAGCCGTTTGGACTGTGCGATTATGAATCAGGCAATCAATAACGCTACTCttctatatatatagattaaaagAAAGCCATTACTAGAGAACTTTTAAGTAATGACGACGGTAAGTAGTTGCCATTGAAATGTATTCTGTTCAGTAGGTTATTATtcataacatacatatttaaaattatttgggaaaatacgttttatttttatgtatattaggttttttaagaattactgaaaattattaaaaaatttttttcatccaTGTAAGTATATACAtccaaatatatatttcaaacgGAAGTATTACTGAATGTtactttaaacaataataaaatacatatgaacatatctTATGGTAGAGATTATAACGTCTAAATACAAAGAAATtacttacaataaaaaaatcaaattcgaTCTAAATTAATTGCTATAAAAGTTGACGATTACTTTCAAATTGTATCATTCGTTTCTTGTTTACATTTCGATAAAGAACTAAACTACCAATTATCTTAACATGGCTTTTAAGGTAAATAAGCACAAACGCAAATTTGCTGTCATGTGACTCTGATTAAGCAAATTAAGCATTACgagcaaaaattgtatttattaaaaaaaaaacaacggaattaatttcaattgtataaaattaaacaaatattaattggTTCCTTTTCtttgtagtttgtttttgcACTTGCCTTCGTAGCTGTTGCCAGCGCTGGTTATGTTCCAGCTGCTCAAGTTTTTCAGACTGCTCCAGTTTCGGTACATGCTGCTCCCGAAGCTGTTGCTCAAAAAGTTGTTGTTAAGTCAGAGGAATATGATCCTCATCCCCAATATAGATTCTCTTATGGTGTGGATGACAAATTGACTGGTGATTCCAAGAGCCAAGTTGAAGAACGTGATGGTGATGTAGTGCGTGGTGAATACTCTTTGATTGATGCTGATGGCTACAAACGTACTGTTCAATACACTGCTGACGCCCACAATGGTTTCAATGCTGTCGTACATCGTGAACCTCTTGTCAAGACTATTGCTCCAGTTGCTCATTATGCTGCTCCTGCCGTAGTAAAAACTGTTGCTCCTGTTGCCCACTATACAGCTCCCGCTGTAGTAAAATCTTTTGCTCCAGTAACTCATTACTCGGCTCCCACTGTGGTTAAAACTGTTGCTCCAGTAGCTCACTACTCCGCTCCTACTGTAGTAAAGACTGTTGCTCCTGTTGCCCATTATTCCGCTCCAGTCGCTCACTACACCACTCCTGTTGACCACTACTCCGCTCCAGTCGCTCAATATTCCGCTCCTACACATTACACATCTTATGCTGCTCCATCTGTTTCATACCATCATTAAGCTATTTAAATTACTATATAAATTGTTGATCTAATCGAATATTTATTGTACGAGTTCAAACGACAtgtaaaatcaaaatatgttaagttaataaaatgatattgataaaatttaaaaaatttatttgaatcaAACTTTTTCACAATTCTGAAAGTCTAATGTTAATAAGTATACCTGGTTGCTCCATTTAGTATTGTTATGGTAACATAATGCTAATCCTTATTGACATTTTTGTGaatccatataaataaaatcaaagaagggttttaactatttttaattggtaTCTCTCTTAGATTGgtatctttttttcaaaattgctaCATGTAAAAAATTTGGGGAATAATGTAGAACCATTACTACAGACGCATAATCAAGaaatagatttttcttttagttttttatatttaccattatatttttaatttattatataatacaataaacaaaactaatataatttttaatattatgtcaaaaaaacatgcataaatttcaaaacaataaagaaatattttttaaaggtgATAACGCGGTAGAATgccatataaatataattttggcAACACCCCTACAATTTTTCAGATAAcacactttataaaaaaaacttaagttgTTCATTGCCCTTTAGAGTAAAAATTTTgggagaaaacaaaaataaaattcactcgaactgtttttgttgatttgatTATTATTTACAGATGGCTCTTTTCTTACTGGAGTGACTTTAGACTTTTGTCCATTCTTATCGCTGTATTTAGATCTTTCTCGGAATTTCTCATAATGACCCTTCATCTGCTCTACTTTACTCTAGAGTAGACAAAACTAGTAACTCATAAGTAAGTAACAACAAATCAACCAACGATCAATTCTTCTACTTGTCTCATTTTGTAAAAGACtgcaaaatacaaaatgtatttgttgAATACACAAATGTTGTTCAACGGATTTTGATTGTGTTCTTGGCAAATGATAAAAACACACAAAgtttctacaaaaataatacCTTAAGTTTTCTTTGTACAATTTATTTCGATTTTACACCATGGTTAAAaggaataaaacacaaaaaaaaaaaatacactgtCGGAAAACAAAAGATGAAGAAAAGATCTTTTGTTAAATTATGATTGTCCATTCGCATTGCACCCTAAGATTCCAACCAGTACCAGCAgtcaaaaacaaatacaacaaacaaatggacaaatatttgtttcaatGGGTGATCAAACTTGTTTCGaattaaaatgcaaaagttctttctgaaaataataaaagttcatAGATCTTTTGGATGCATCTTTTTCTCTGCTACTGCATTATTTAGATGCCGTTTTGTACAATTCACAAGAATGTGTGTTTCATTGAATCTTTATTAGATCGCATTATCCGTGTGATGTGTGTAATTTGTCCGAGAGATAAAAGATGAAATACCGACTCGCTGACTGACTGGCTGGATTGTTggttagtttcattcatttcattatttgataataaaaaacTCGAGAATTAcctaacaaaagttttaatgCAAAACACAAATCAAGAAACTTTCATcaatgcaaaacaaaaactaaatttattactaaaaacaACATCTTCTAGAAAGAAACAAACATATCTAAGGCACAGTGGTTAGAGCTGGCAAAAATGCCTCTCTGAAAAAGTTCTAAATTCATTGTAACTACCTTTTATATGAACACGAATTCCGCCGCCAAGTTTTGTTAGGATcagttaaaaactttaaaaacaacacAGAAAGCATGATAAAGCTTTCTGTGTTGTTtttaaaggatttcaaagttctaaaaagtacatttttaaaaaaatattttaaaactcttCTACAGATCAAACAAtaccaaatttgatgtcaagaCGTTAAGAAAAGTTggggaatatttttattttattttgtcaaaaaagaatatgtcaaaaatgttttttaaaaatttttatcctttgatatctattaagattttcaatgttatttgtttgaaattttttgaaagacgTTTTTGACATCTTGTAATCTTgacagaataaaataaaaataacacataatattttacaactcttcAGGGTCATTTGACACCAAATTTGACATAATATGGTAAGCACcagtattttttcaaattttggagTCCATTTACAATGTTTCATTTAATCCCCAGTGGAAGCTATTACCATCACGTGGTAACTACTACCAGTTATAAATCCTGAAAAAATCGGTAGAATgcacaaaaaacatatttaagtcaAACAAAGAAATATATGAGTATAAGTAATTTTCGAAAGTGGAAAAATTATGGTCCTTTCAGGAAGAAAATTATAgagtgatttatttaaaaacaagtaggaaagtatagtcgggcatggccgaccatataataccctacactatgagtatatttttaacatttttactttttctaaagaaactttcatgttgaatattgcaaaaaatccaaagtatttaagcaatttattgataaaaaaactaaaatttctaaatgaggctttatataggtcaaatatgggccgatcctcggtaaatttggaaaaggatatattttaaattacagttagttttgttgagtttcattgcgatacaaacggttacaagtcaattttagacgtttaagacattttttgaaggggggtttgtatgggggctagggtcaaataagggctgatctttacgaaaatctgcagtgtcatttatacttatatgaaacttatttgtgccaatttttagagagatagtagaatatttgacgtaattatggcatacaaagttcaaatcgggaggtacggttgtatgggggctaggtgaaataatggaccgatttcaaccattttcattttcaggtgccaaaaaacatgcttggtccaaatttcatcaaattatcttgaaaattgcggcctgtaccttgcgcacaaggtttacatggacagccagccagccggacagacggacggacatgtcttaatcgactccaaaaatgattctgaatcgatcggtatacttaaatgTAAGGTactggaccaatatttttgtatgttacaaacatcagcacaaacgtataataccctccccactatagtggtgtagggtatatcaATTGGGTATACCAATTGTTATGATTTTGAACATATTCTATCTTTCTTTGTTTCTCAGAAAACTACTTAAGAATAAcgaaaaaacgtatttttttcgATATAGTATGAAGTTTTGtctcataactttttacgtcGTAAACAGATgcttttcaataccaaactgcttaggacaacaataaatatttctgGTAAATTTGGTcaggcggacatagctaaatcgactcagaatatatactttgttgggtctaaGATTAATATTTCATGGTGTAACACACGGAAAGATAAacttttatgtacataaattttcttaataatatataacaaaTGGTTTTCGTactatacacgaaattttcataaatatgtacagtggacgtccactagtacgaattatataatgtcaggccctttcgtagtaccgaaaaattcgtattattgaacaacacattttgtacgtttaaattcaaataatacacataaataataggattttatttatttttgttctatttttcatgaaaaattacataacgaaacaaaatgtaataaatatgtattatttcaaatttcttgtaaataaacaggcataaaaggcttatatttacgtatacgaattgttaataaaattatcgtgagtccaatggttgaaatgagatatagaaggttttaaattttaatgtttttaaaaatatgtgtgccaaagacaatttccatgtacatatctgttccaaaatgtataaaacatgttcagattacataaaactttaattagaaacttgaattgaatatactttcaaaaacaattctctaatttaaaattttctcttgaaaaattggaatagttaaaggatcacatatagtaatgcttAATCCCATTGAAATGTGGagtcatactactttcaaaattgacagttcctacatatataaataccattttacttattagaaaatccataattaaacattgttgtttattactttgcaaaatgattcctacgaccttttcaataacagcgcttttgaagcttcaatattgttctcattggcgatatcattaaatttaatttcttctctttggtcatcgaaattacaagaaaataaatcaattacaCTAAATAACtgttgatttgtaaatatacatacagtaaattgtgtgtataggacttttaaaaacacaaaacatttgtaataaatacaaaaaacttcaaaattagtGAGCTAAGGGTGAATGATAtcgaaatcataaaataaaaacaaaacagaaacttcattcatacgcaaataaaaccaaaattcccataaaaatgcgttattcgtactatcgaacagaaaaattgtgactttattcgtactatagaatagacaatgcaacaattttgccattcgtattattggacattcgtaataaagagggtacgtactattggacgtccactgtattaCGATATTATACGAAATGTGTTtcataaatagtaaaaaaaatccaGAAAATTTCTTCTTGATATTACGAATTTCATAAATAGTCatattgtttgattttaaaCAGAAACACTTCGTATATTATTagaatcaaaataattttgtagttggattacatttaataacttaaaatagTAGGGAAAATGTCATATGGTAACACCGgctataataaaaattacgaGGTTGactgaaaaataacaaaaattatatcttatgtatatacatatgtacccaCTTTTAAAGAATGTATtgtattatttagtttattatgaTCTTATGATCTAAATCATGatctaaagtaaaaattatatggGATTGAGCCGttcctttaaaaatattgtttttgtcgaATTTTGTCTCCATACTTTTATTCATAAGGGCGATCATATATGGGATTAGTATCAATTAAGAAttgatcttcataaaatttggtacataaatCTTGTTTCTGTcgcatttaaagtaattttctgaaagttctcataaaaatgtttgttcctataaaatttgaatattctctcaataattatcatttaataacTGTGTGTGTTCCGGTTATCCTtaccacttacagaatattattcagtcaagaccatgtatgttaaaattaatgttgaatcttttagaaaattaaaaaagtacaatttatgagataaaaagtactaaaaagttgtctcttaaagaatcttaatCAATGAGGATTGTGTATATTTAATAATCATatgttttgagttcatattaaagaacatacaaagagtatcatttgaagaagaaaaagtaccaaaaatggaataaattttacctaagtggaaagtactaataaagaatacaatttttccccttttcgtttaggaatatactttttcgagaattatgtttacaaaatattccgtattttaatctatatatcacagataaaactcaaacgattcaaatctgcattcatttgttccagaaaaatagtgctttcTTAATGtcctaaaaaagtaccataaatacagttttctccctttttcacagaaaaaaggctgaattttaaaaaaaagtacgaaacaggtgtctcataattttgagagatgtatccaaaatatttagaaaaatttcaatatattaattagtttaaaagttttaaagggccaaaaaaggtaccaaaatcacctttgtaacacatttttaccccttaaaggtacgaatttcaaaaaagtaccagacacccatctgctcattttaagagtagatacacgTGCATTTAAAACTTTCTTTGTATCTCTctatattgtgtaagataattaagaaaacctgttttacccgtttttcccctttttacccgtaaatgtgcaaatttccaaaaatacctccttagtggatctacataaccaaaaacacatctgctgtgaaaatttctttcatgattcatgattctaggttcagccgtttgggctgtgcgatatatataatatatatatataatatatatatatatatatattatatatatatatatattatatatatatatatatattatatatatattataatatatatatatatatatatacatatatatatataatatatatatatatatatttataatttatattataatatatatatatattatatatatatatatatatatatatatatatataataatatataatatatatatatatatatatatatatatatatatatatatataatatatatatatatatatatatatatatatatatatatatatatatatatatatatatgttttgaaTCTGTCTACCGATCTTTACAACATATTGTATTATGAGGCCATagacaatcaaacaaaaaattaattgactAAACCAAAAAGATTTGATCGTCAAAGGGTTAAGTAAGTcattatttatgtacaaaatttcaaaattttaaaatttagtaaacagtactttctttttcgatttcttcaaaaaattatcattaaaatcttaatcgattaaattttattttcttaaaaaaaaattccaacaaaCTAGGTCTAAGAAAACTaacatttcttttattctttaataataCCACTGTGCATTAAAGAAGATATTCAAATAAACAGAGTGCAATGACCAGAAAGTGATATTTTACTTCcttaattgttgttgcttttgttaatTTCTTGAATTGTGTCTGGCCTGATTATTTTACTCACACAAGTCGATTGGACGCATAAATTCTcgcaaataaaatttcaaaacactCAAATAATAATCGCACATACAAACCAAaagagattttttgaaaatttcttaatataataagaaaaacgTTTATATGAGTTTAAgtacttgaaaaacaaaataaaattaatgagaaAGAAcatttagaaattggtcaacaaaaaatgaaaacaaaatatatatgaaaacaaaaatcaacattAAATCACATTAAcagaaaacaatttaacaacATTGTAAGCAAAAAACCAGCTGTTGCCAATAAATTTAGAAGATTTGTTCTCTATTCTTCTTTACAAAGGATGTGGCATACAGGGAACTTAAGAACAACTGCGACTGAAAAGTCGAAGTCTGTCTGCTGGATAAAATTACAAGTGTGTTCAAGGTCATTACATGGAATCACAGCCAGCATCTCTGGCAGTTCATTACTCTTTCGTCTAGTTACCCCAAAAATGCAgcaaatagttaaaatttaaaaatatactctcaACCGATTGTCTGACGGTACACCTGGTGCAATGTCGaaagtaaaatacttaaatagttGCAAGATAATGAAATAATGTTCTTTTTCGCTTTGTTCTCCTGATTCTattctgttattattatttaaaataaagtttagcaACTCTTTCCACATACAACATAGATCAGGGATCGATGGATGCATGGTTGGTTTGTTTCGCATTGTTTTTGACCAAGTAGTGTAAATACAAGTTGCTGACCTTTTTGAGTGCATCATTCGAAATGATGGAAAGCAACAACTGAATAAAACAGGGAACAAATAAAAGTGTTCAACAACCAACATTCAATGACACTCCCTTGTGCCTTcagtaatatgtttaaattatttaaaggatCACAACAATGCAATCACAGTGAGACGAACCCTTCTTCTTTcttagtgttttttatttatttattttttttttttttttggtttgtacGAGAATCTGAGTGTTTGTAAGTATCTTCTGTCTTTTCACATTCTTCAGTCTAAAACTTGTACTATCAATTATCAGCCAGCCAGCTAGCCATCCACCACTGCAATCccttaactttttttcttgagATTCTTAAAGATTTGTTTTGTTCCTTCAACTTGCCCAGTTGAATGTAAGAAAGTTGTTGCAAAATATACTCCATGCTAATTTTTACTCAATTCTAGTATGTGTTGCTTGCtggattgtttttgtttttctttggatTTTACTCCTTTGAGTTTGTGTATAAATATGGGTTGTCATCTCCTGATTCATCATTCAGTGTTTTGTGTTGAGACCGTTCAGAGTTTTTTGTTTggagatttatttttttcgtcaTTTACCGGACATTTGTTCGCGTTACGTTTTTTTGGTATACCCTACATCaacattttctacaatattatcatcatcatcatttacaAAATTACTAAATGATCATCGAATCAATTATAAATTCTTCCAGTTTTATGacagaaaaacaacaatgaaCCGATTATggattaaatatacaaatttatggtTTATGTCTGTCTGGATCAGAATAAggtattattttgatttttagtttaaaacaaaattgtttactaTGAAATACTATGAAAAGAgtcttaatatttgttttgataaaTTACAAATCAAGTGCTAATTATACGtactgattttaaaaatataatccaTAGTGAAAACACTTTCAGAAAAAAAACCAGAACAAACAAATAGATCAATTACAATAAGTTTCTTTTATGACTCTGTTTTCTAAatatcttttattaaaaatttaaagttggtTACCTCAATTGTATTTCAGTTTGCTTAATTCCTATTAGTGCGACAActtaattaatttctattaaaaaaacagttaataATTGGATTGACTGTTAATTCGACAATTGCAATAAAACTgtctgtaaatatttttagttacaaaaaaaaacaagagtcttaaataaataaaagttattgagggtttattgtaggaattttgtatagaaaatgtgagtactaaacttaaaataactgattaatatttgtatgaatACGGGGGTAAGAGATTaagatttaatatatttatttatagtgcattattaatattaagccttaaatcattttctgaaatcTATCTCATAAATGGAATTTGTAGTTAGAAGAGTTACTGATGTTgactttatttttctaaacacttaaacaaattcattagaaaaattctttaactgATTCAGCAAAAggtaaccacttacttttcagtGACTTTgacttacaaaaattaaatctaaaataaaatttttaggtgAAAATTTGAAGAGCAATAAATTAGCTAACAGTGGTACAgtgagtagaatatttgacttCTATATAAGCGAAATTGCAAATACTTTTTAAcaccctatttgtaagcgaaagTAAAAGTATTCCAATGTTATTACCGTGTTGAAAAATTTCGGTAGTCGATTGCTCAGAATGTTTTGTTAACACTTAATTCTATAATTTCAGTGCCatagtaaatatattaaaactaagGTACTAGTGGAACCTGTTCTAAAAGTATCgtaaataaaagaatatttgatttttcttgtattttattcatatggaagGTACCATGCCCTTTACAATATATACAACATTTGAATATTCTACTTCCTCTATTTTTCcagatgtaaaatttaattaattttttaagtccCTATTGCAAGTAAGATTATTTTTCGGCAAATTGTTCACATGTGATTTCAGTGTTgctcgtgcaaaatttgaggattctagctaTAATGGTGTTCCCaatgtacaattttttatatatgggaGAAACCATTCCCCCGTGATCCGCTAATTTATTAGGCAAATACTAACATGGatgtcaaaatttgtttgtgcaaaatattaattatatatatgggATGACATGCCCACTATTTTTATCCGcccatttttaaacaaaatattcatattgaCACAAAAGTTTATCGTACATGtgtcaaagttttttaatatgtaGTTGTAAAGTAAGTGGACGTGGCATCTCCCCCACTTGAATTTCAAAGCAAAAAGTTGCCTTTTTTTCAGACATACAGGAACACACACAAAGGGGAAAAAGCAATATACACGTCTGGAACAAagttgacaccaaagtgtttatagtttttcaataactattgacaacggattgttAGCTCActacgtttgttaacattagacaacggatgtgtataaaatttgagTAGTCAATAATTGTAAACACtctggtgtcaatttggtaccaggcgtgtatatttctttttttctctgtttaagtattaacatacaaacaaacacaaaatttgtGTATCATAAATTCTATGATTAAGATTGTCCGATAGTCTTCAGATTTCTTTAATTGTTATATATAAACCACCAATGTTTTATACCTGtttgattttttgtagttttgagCAAATtatatctttttcaaaataaacaagtaagagttctatattaggctgtgccgaatcttatatatccttcaccatgatgttttaaaaaacagtcattacgaattttattacaaaaaataaaaaaattccagttgtagcccattttatacgatctaaattaatccgggctctacatgctgatcttcatatttctaggttcaatattatagaaaattcaaaaagtaccttttgtagaacgagaaagtaccaaaacgtccccttttatgtgttctggacttatccgggctctacatacttaatatcatgtttctaggttcaatattgtagaaaattcaaaaagtaccttttgtagaaagaaaaagtaacaaaaaaatccccttttaagtTTTCGAACCTAATCCGGttctacatactaaatttcatgtttctaaccaATAACAACATAATCCTTGTTTGTATCGTGACGTCATGCTcagcattgtttttataaacaagtgcaataaaaaatttaccgtgtgattatgtgttttgttgttgtaatttacagTTTTTGTCTGCTCATATCTCctgtatttatggaccgattttgctgattttctcgaaagcatgtctaacagaattattgaagattcggatctcgccgatatctggggtcctctaaaaattgatttcaacaaacacacagacggacagacagacggacatagcttaatcaactccgctatactttatggggtcggaaaattatattatagaaattacagacggaatgacaaacttatacatatatatagccttctcacgaaggtgaagggtataaaaacagagttgttttattttctacgttaagaacatatatttataatataattacaaTATGGGATT
This genomic window contains:
- the LOC111674644 gene encoding cuticle protein-like; its protein translation is MAFKFVFALAFVAVASAGYVPAAQVFQTAPVSVHAAPEAVAQKVVVKSEEYDPHPQYRFSYGVDDKLTGDSKSQVEERDGDVVRGEYSLIDADGYKRTVQYTADAHNGFNAVVHREPLVKTIAPVAHYAAPAVVKTVAPVAHYTAPAVVKSFAPVTHYSAPTVVKTVAPVAHYSAPTVVKTVAPVAHYSAPVAHYTTPVDHYSAPVAQYSAPTHYTSYAAPSVSYHH